The Gammaproteobacteria bacterium genome includes the window ATTGTCGGCTCCCTGGGGATGATCGGCTTCTACCGGTTACCGCTGGATTACCTCGATACTTTCAACGATAAAGTCGATGCCGTCAGCTGGCAGCAGATAAAAGAGGCCTATCAGCGCCGCATTGACCCTGACAAAATGGTGACTATTATTGTTGGCGGCGAGGCGTAGGCCCTACGCTCCTTATCACACCAAAAAACCTCTGAATAAGAAATTCATTGCTTATTCAGAGCCTTCACCACCCAAAAACCTTGCAGCAATCCACCAACAGGTAGAGCACTCCATGCACAAAATTGAATTAAAAATTCTCGACCCCCGTATTGGCAATGAATTCCCCCTGCCCAACTACGCTACCGAAGGCTCTGCGGGAATGGATTTACGCGCCATTCTTGACCAACCTTTACCGATCAAACCGGGGGAGACCCACCTATTGCCTACCGGCATCGCCATTCACATCAGCGACCCCAGCTTGGCCGCAATACTTTTACCACGCTCCGGGCTGGGCCATAAACACGGCATTGTACTGGGTAACCTGGTCGGTCTAATCGATTCCGACTATCAGGGCCAATTAATGGTCTCTTGCTGGAATCGTGGCGATAAAACATTTGTTGTTGAACCGGGAGAGCGTATCGCACAAATGGTCATTGTACCGGTCATACAGCCCGAGTTTCACATTGTCGAGGCGTTTGAAGAGAGCCTGCGAGGCACCGGAGGATTTGGCTCAAC containing:
- the dut gene encoding dUTP diphosphatase — protein: MHKIELKILDPRIGNEFPLPNYATEGSAGMDLRAILDQPLPIKPGETHLLPTGIAIHISDPSLAAILLPRSGLGHKHGIVLGNLVGLIDSDYQGQLMVSCWNRGDKTFVVEPGERIAQMVIVPVIQPEFHIVEAFEESLRGTGGFGSTGKQ